The Candidatus Binatia bacterium genome has a segment encoding these proteins:
- a CDS encoding V-type ATPase subunit, with the protein MATDLARYAVANARARSLLGRLIGGQGLEALAGQPSAGAVVDALQQTPYAAALAPAGVRAERALAERAAVVGRTLLRTLHDPERAFLHRYLLHHEVDNLKVLVRGVAARLPAERLRPHLVALDGVGTLDLEPLLASKDIPDLVDRLATSPYAGPLRQALPQWRTTGPFALEVAIELDFYDRLWAATATLTSRDRDAVRGLLGPLFDVLNLSWIVRYREACGLSPEETLAYTLRQGRWLTTRRRRELATLPARNWDQPLQRTPYAAAFAPDVNFERPALELTRMVAAAAQSACAGYPFHLGVPLACVMSYEIEIRDLQRILAAKALGAGGAGESGLVATVRH; encoded by the coding sequence ATGGCGACTGATCTCGCCCGCTACGCCGTCGCCAACGCCCGGGCCCGCTCTCTCCTCGGCCGTCTGATCGGCGGCCAGGGACTCGAAGCTCTCGCCGGCCAGCCATCCGCCGGCGCGGTGGTCGACGCGCTGCAACAGACGCCGTACGCGGCGGCGCTGGCCCCGGCAGGGGTAAGGGCCGAGCGTGCCCTCGCCGAGCGGGCCGCCGTCGTCGGGCGGACCCTGCTGCGCACGCTTCACGACCCGGAACGGGCGTTCCTCCATCGGTATCTCCTGCACCATGAAGTCGACAACCTCAAAGTCCTCGTACGGGGCGTGGCAGCGCGACTCCCGGCCGAGCGGCTGCGGCCGCACCTCGTCGCGCTCGACGGGGTCGGCACCCTCGATCTCGAACCTCTGCTCGCGAGCAAGGACATCCCCGACCTCGTCGACCGGCTGGCAACCAGCCCCTACGCGGGCCCGCTCCGCCAGGCCCTGCCGCAGTGGCGGACCACCGGTCCGTTTGCGCTGGAAGTCGCCATCGAACTGGACTTCTACGACCGGTTATGGGCGGCCACCGCTACCCTGACAAGCCGCGACCGGGACGCCGTACGGGGCTTGCTTGGTCCGCTTTTCGACGTTCTCAACCTGAGCTGGATCGTCCGTTACCGAGAAGCCTGCGGCCTGTCGCCCGAGGAAACGCTCGCGTACACGTTGCGCCAGGGGCGATGGCTGACCACGAGGCGGCGCCGAGAGTTGGCGACCCTCCCGGCCCGTAACTGGGACCAGCCTTTGCAGCGGACGCCTTACGCCGCCGCATTCGCGCCGGACGTGAATTTCGAGCGCCCGGCGTTGGAGCTTACCCGCATGGTGGCCGCGGCGGCGCAAAGCGCATGTGCCGGGTACCCCTTCCACCTCGGCGTACCCCTGGCGTGCGTGATGTCCTACGAGATCGAGATCCGGGACCTGCAGCGCATCCTGGCGGCGAAGGCTCTGGGCGCCGGAGGTGCGGGTGAGAGTGGTCTGGTGGCCACCGTTCGACACTGA
- a CDS encoding ATP synthase subunit C has translation MTILDNRTIAPGAATPRRRIVWAVLANLAVVGGVALVVALVLGSLFTVGAETAPAGRAGPLGDQAVMWGFMAAALATGIGSLGAAYAVGHVGAAAVGAMGERPEIAGRALIFVGLAEGVAIYGLIVAIMILGRLG, from the coding sequence ATGACCATCCTCGATAACAGAACGATCGCACCTGGTGCGGCCACGCCGCGGCGGCGGATTGTATGGGCGGTACTTGCGAACCTCGCCGTCGTGGGCGGGGTGGCGCTGGTCGTCGCCCTGGTTCTCGGCAGCCTGTTCACGGTCGGCGCCGAGACTGCGCCCGCGGGCCGGGCCGGCCCGCTCGGTGACCAGGCCGTCATGTGGGGATTCATGGCCGCCGCGCTGGCCACCGGGATCGGCTCTTTGGGGGCGGCTTACGCCGTCGGACACGTCGGCGCTGCCGCCGTCGGAGCGATGGGCGAGCGACCGGAGATTGCCGGTCGGGCGCTGATCTTCGTCGGCCTGGCGGAAGGGGTCGCGATCTACGGGCTGATCGTCGCCATTATGATTCTGGGGCGGCTGGGATGA
- a CDS encoding V-type ATP synthase subunit E → MNTIPATALEAESLAALIREQSAAEAAAVVAQGRERAERIREAGARQVERVEHDAREEGTARGRREAAQLLAAAETECQRRYLQARERLIEESIAHASERLAGLATRPDAAIVVERLIAAGLQILPPGPVRVSMPEAYAGLLDAAALDRLGGARIEIKLQPDFPSGGGVILETPEGRLRFDNSFGARLRRLADRLRRAVAEARHIDQLAAVTRPD, encoded by the coding sequence GTGAACACGATTCCCGCAACGGCCCTGGAGGCAGAAAGCCTCGCCGCGCTCATCCGCGAGCAATCGGCGGCAGAGGCGGCCGCCGTCGTGGCGCAGGGGCGGGAGCGCGCCGAACGCATTCGGGAGGCGGGAGCGCGGCAGGTCGAACGCGTCGAGCATGACGCTCGGGAGGAGGGCACCGCGCGCGGGCGCCGGGAGGCCGCACAACTCCTCGCCGCGGCGGAGACGGAGTGTCAGCGCCGTTACCTGCAAGCGCGGGAAAGGTTGATCGAGGAGAGCATCGCGCACGCCAGCGAGCGGCTCGCCGGATTAGCCACGCGACCCGACGCCGCGATCGTCGTCGAGCGCTTGATTGCCGCCGGATTGCAGATCCTTCCGCCGGGTCCCGTGCGCGTATCGATGCCGGAGGCCTACGCGGGTCTTCTCGATGCCGCTGCCCTCGACCGTCTCGGGGGCGCGCGCATCGAGATCAAGCTGCAGCCTGACTTTCCGTCGGGTGGAGGGGTAATTCTCGAAACGCCCGAGGGTCGACTGCGGTTCGACAATTCCTTCGGGGCGCGCCTTCGGCGGTTGGCAGATCGCCTCCGGCGGGCAGTTGCCGAAGCGCGGCACATCGACCAGCTCGCCGCGGTTACCAGGCCGGATTGA
- a CDS encoding V-type ATP synthase subunit A — protein sequence MTSAPETCGIVTGVNGPVVRARVTPTLGMAELVWVSAARLVGEVIGLHDDQATIQVYEETTGLRPGDPVYAARLPLFVELGPGLLGNIFDGIQRPLETLARRGGEFIRRGAAAAPLDRARAWSFEPMLRAGQVVSGGEVLGTVQETALIEHRVLVPPDVNGTVVRVAPAGDYTLDDPVALVAGVGMVRDVFLFHRWPVRRERPARARNAANVPLLTGQRVIDAFFPLARGGTAAIPGGFGTGKTVTQHNLTKWAHASIIVYIGCGERGNEMTGVLTELPQLEDPRTGRPLLERTVLVANTSNMPVAAREASIYTGITIAEYYRDMGYHVALMADSTSRWAEALREISGRLEEMPAEEGFPAYLATRLAAFYERAGSVTTLAGTEGSVSVIGAVSPPGGDFTEPVTQHTKRFVRCFWGLDKELASARFFPAINFRDSYSEYADDLAEWWRANGFPDWPGLRARAVALLNEEIKLQQIVRLVGEESLPDRERMVLEGAWVLRNAFLQQNAFDAIDRYSSPAKQVRMLRAVFGYVERGMEVIERKIPIYRVKELGVRARLMRMRFEIPDDAIERFDELVDAIDAEMDRLATE from the coding sequence ATGACTTCTGCCCCGGAAACCTGCGGTATTGTCACCGGCGTCAATGGTCCGGTGGTCAGGGCGCGAGTCACCCCGACCCTGGGCATGGCGGAGCTGGTATGGGTCAGCGCGGCGCGGCTCGTCGGCGAAGTCATCGGGCTGCACGACGATCAGGCGACGATACAGGTCTACGAGGAAACGACCGGGTTGCGTCCCGGGGACCCGGTATACGCGGCCCGCCTGCCGTTGTTCGTAGAGCTCGGGCCGGGTCTGCTCGGCAACATCTTCGATGGCATTCAGCGTCCGCTGGAAACCCTTGCCCGCCGCGGCGGAGAATTCATTCGTCGCGGGGCCGCGGCGGCGCCGTTGGACCGCGCCCGCGCGTGGTCATTCGAACCGATGCTGCGGGCCGGGCAGGTGGTAAGTGGCGGCGAAGTGCTCGGCACCGTCCAGGAAACCGCGTTGATCGAGCATCGCGTCCTCGTGCCGCCCGACGTCAACGGCACGGTCGTGCGGGTAGCCCCGGCCGGCGACTACACGCTCGACGACCCGGTGGCCCTGGTGGCGGGGGTCGGAATGGTGCGCGACGTCTTTCTCTTTCACCGTTGGCCGGTGCGGCGCGAACGGCCGGCCCGCGCCCGCAACGCCGCGAACGTCCCGTTGCTCACCGGGCAAAGGGTAATCGACGCATTCTTCCCGCTGGCCCGGGGCGGTACGGCGGCGATTCCCGGCGGTTTCGGAACCGGCAAGACGGTCACGCAGCACAACCTGACGAAGTGGGCGCACGCCAGCATCATCGTGTACATCGGCTGCGGCGAGCGGGGGAACGAAATGACCGGGGTGCTGACCGAGTTGCCGCAACTCGAGGATCCGCGCACCGGGCGGCCGTTGCTCGAGCGCACCGTGCTGGTCGCCAACACGTCGAACATGCCGGTCGCGGCGCGGGAGGCCTCGATCTACACCGGCATCACGATCGCCGAGTACTACCGCGACATGGGTTACCACGTCGCGCTGATGGCCGACTCGACCTCGCGCTGGGCGGAAGCGCTGCGCGAGATCTCCGGTCGTCTGGAAGAAATGCCGGCGGAGGAGGGGTTTCCGGCTTACCTGGCGACGCGGCTGGCGGCGTTTTACGAGCGCGCCGGCAGCGTCACCACCCTTGCCGGCACGGAGGGTTCCGTCAGCGTGATCGGGGCGGTGTCGCCTCCCGGTGGCGACTTCACCGAGCCGGTGACGCAGCACACCAAGCGCTTCGTGCGCTGCTTCTGGGGTCTCGACAAGGAGCTGGCGAGTGCCCGCTTTTTTCCGGCGATCAATTTCCGCGATTCGTACAGCGAGTACGCCGACGACCTGGCGGAGTGGTGGCGCGCCAATGGTTTTCCCGACTGGCCGGGTTTGCGCGCGCGCGCCGTCGCGCTGCTGAACGAGGAGATCAAGCTGCAACAAATCGTCAGGCTGGTGGGCGAGGAGTCGTTGCCGGACCGCGAACGCATGGTGCTCGAGGGCGCATGGGTGTTGCGCAACGCCTTCCTGCAGCAGAACGCCTTCGACGCGATCGACCGCTACAGCTCGCCGGCGAAGCAGGTACGCATGCTGCGCGCCGTGTTCGGGTACGTCGAGCGCGGCATGGAAGTCATCGAGCGCAAGATCCCGATTTACCGGGTCAAGGAACTGGGGGTGCGCGCGCGCTTGATGCGCATGCGCTTCGAGATTCCCGACGACGCCATCGAGCGGTTCGACGAGCTGGTCGACGCGATCGACGCGGAGATGGACCGGCTCGCGACGGAGTGA
- a CDS encoding V-type ATP synthase subunit B has protein sequence MDAPVTDHAGLEYRGLHQIRGPLIFLRGVLGVGYGELAEIVSPTGQTLHGRVLELRHDLAVVEVLEGTSELSVAETRVRFLGHPLQVPVAREMLGRVFDGLGRPLDGAPPPLAEALRDVNGEPINPVRRDYPRDCIQTGISTIDGMNTLVRGQKLPIFSGSGLPHDALAAQIVRQATIPGAGEQFAVVFAAIGVNHDVAAFFQRSIRECGALRTSVLFLNLADDPSIERLVTPRAALTVAEFLAFDIGLHVLVVLTDLTNYCEALREVATAKGEVPSRKGYPGYLYSDLASIYERAGRLKGRPGSITQIPILTMPNDDITHPIPDLTGYITEGQIVLSRDLHARGIYPPIDVMPSLSRLMEDGIGAARTRGDHSPLASQLYAAYARMKEVGRLASIIGEQELSEVNRRYLQFGESFERQFVGQGLTDNRTFDQTLDLGWHALAPLPDSELTRIGRALLQRHRPEAAGASEPARV, from the coding sequence ATGGACGCGCCCGTAACCGACCACGCCGGGCTGGAATATCGCGGGCTCCATCAGATCCGCGGGCCGCTGATCTTTCTGCGTGGGGTGCTCGGCGTCGGATACGGCGAGCTGGCGGAGATCGTGTCGCCGACCGGGCAGACGCTGCACGGACGGGTGCTCGAACTGCGGCACGATCTCGCCGTGGTCGAGGTGCTCGAGGGGACCAGCGAGCTATCGGTGGCCGAAACGCGGGTGCGCTTCCTTGGTCATCCGCTGCAAGTGCCGGTGGCGCGGGAGATGCTCGGCCGGGTCTTCGACGGTCTGGGCAGGCCGCTGGACGGCGCCCCGCCGCCGCTGGCCGAGGCGCTGCGCGACGTCAACGGCGAACCGATCAACCCGGTGCGCCGCGACTACCCGCGCGATTGCATCCAGACGGGCATTTCGACGATCGACGGCATGAACACGCTCGTGCGCGGTCAGAAGCTCCCGATCTTCTCGGGGAGCGGTTTGCCGCATGACGCGCTTGCCGCCCAGATCGTGCGGCAGGCGACGATTCCGGGAGCCGGCGAGCAGTTCGCGGTCGTGTTCGCAGCCATCGGCGTCAACCACGATGTCGCCGCGTTCTTTCAGCGCAGTATTCGGGAATGCGGCGCGCTGCGCACCAGCGTGCTGTTTCTCAATCTCGCCGACGATCCGAGCATCGAGCGGCTGGTGACGCCGCGGGCGGCTCTGACCGTCGCGGAGTTCCTCGCCTTCGATATCGGCCTGCACGTTCTCGTCGTACTGACCGACCTGACCAACTACTGCGAAGCCCTGCGCGAGGTCGCCACCGCCAAGGGCGAGGTGCCGAGCCGCAAGGGCTATCCCGGTTATCTCTACAGCGATCTGGCGTCGATCTACGAACGAGCGGGCCGTCTCAAGGGCCGGCCCGGCTCGATCACGCAGATCCCGATCCTCACGATGCCCAACGACGACATCACGCACCCGATTCCCGACCTGACCGGCTACATCACCGAGGGGCAGATCGTCCTGTCTCGCGACCTGCACGCCAGGGGTATTTATCCGCCGATCGACGTCATGCCGTCGCTATCGCGCTTGATGGAGGACGGCATTGGCGCGGCGCGGACGCGGGGAGACCACTCTCCGCTGGCCAGCCAGCTATACGCCGCCTACGCGCGCATGAAGGAGGTCGGGCGCCTCGCCAGCATCATCGGCGAGCAGGAGCTTTCGGAGGTGAACCGGCGCTATCTGCAGTTCGGCGAGAGCTTCGAGCGCCAATTCGTCGGCCAGGGTCTGACCGATAATCGTACCTTCGACCAGACCCTCGATTTGGGCTGGCACGCGTTGGCGCCGCTGCCGGACAGCGAACTCACCCGCATCGGCCGTGCCCTGTTGCAGCGGCATCGGCCGGAGGCAGCGGGCGCGAGCGAGCCGGCCCGAGTGTGA
- a CDS encoding V-type ATP synthase subunit D, with protein sequence MRRTDVPATKSNLLRMREQFVFVRSGHQLLEQKREILLEELMQIARDAKRSRRQLTAALQRAYATLRAALVTDGQPAIEAEALAPAPPATLRVRERSVMGVTVPLLSFEGPPAAVAAVAGGMASPGAALVGRRLRALLPALVHQAEVEVSCRRLATELQKTQRKVNALEHIFIPEYRDTIRFIEGSLEEKEREGLFQMKLLKGRQIAASEGGGDE encoded by the coding sequence ATGCGCCGTACCGACGTTCCAGCCACCAAGAGCAACCTGCTGCGCATGCGGGAACAGTTCGTCTTCGTGCGCAGTGGTCACCAACTGCTCGAGCAGAAACGCGAGATCCTGCTCGAAGAGCTTATGCAAATCGCGCGCGACGCCAAGCGATCGCGCCGGCAATTGACCGCCGCGCTGCAGCGCGCCTATGCGACGCTGCGCGCCGCCCTTGTAACCGACGGGCAGCCGGCCATCGAAGCCGAAGCTCTCGCTCCCGCCCCGCCCGCTACCCTGCGGGTGCGGGAACGCAGCGTCATGGGGGTCACCGTGCCGCTGCTCTCGTTCGAGGGCCCGCCGGCGGCGGTCGCTGCCGTAGCCGGGGGCATGGCGAGCCCGGGCGCAGCGCTGGTCGGACGCCGCCTCCGCGCTCTGCTACCCGCGCTGGTCCATCAGGCCGAGGTGGAAGTTTCGTGCCGCCGCCTGGCCACGGAGCTGCAGAAGACCCAGCGCAAAGTGAACGCGCTCGAACACATTTTCATCCCGGAGTACCGCGACACCATCCGGTTCATAGAGGGATCGCTGGAGGAGAAGGAACGGGAGGGACTGTTCCAGATGAAGCTGCTCAAGGGGCGCCAGATCGCGGCGTCGGAAGGGGGCGGAGATGAGTGA
- a CDS encoding universal stress protein, whose translation MSESYRVKRLLVPVDGSEFSRFAAQYALRLAAAQRSEVIFLHVVDRKVVKALTRRGTVSESAALQELTENGRVYLHDVARLAGELRVDHREELSEGDPAVAIIENAARMDVDLIVMGRRGRSGPRRMLMGSITQRVIECGDRPILVITGPPAAEGESGRQESPEALPS comes from the coding sequence ATGAGTGAGTCATATCGAGTGAAACGCTTGCTCGTTCCCGTCGACGGTTCGGAGTTCTCCCGCTTCGCGGCCCAGTATGCGTTGCGTCTGGCCGCCGCGCAGCGTTCGGAAGTGATCTTCCTGCACGTCGTCGACCGCAAGGTGGTCAAGGCGCTGACCCGACGAGGAACGGTGAGCGAGAGCGCCGCCCTGCAGGAGCTGACGGAAAACGGCCGGGTGTACCTGCACGACGTGGCGCGTCTGGCCGGCGAATTGCGGGTGGACCATCGCGAAGAACTGAGTGAAGGCGACCCGGCGGTGGCGATTATCGAGAACGCCGCGCGGATGGACGTGGACCTGATCGTTATGGGACGGCGCGGACGCAGCGGGCCGCGCCGCATGCTGATGGGCAGCATAACGCAGCGGGTCATCGAATGCGGAGACCGACCGATCCTCGTGATTACCGGCCCGCCGGCGGCGGAGGGGGAGAGCGGGCGTCAGGAGAGTCCCGAGGCTTTGCCATCCTGA
- a CDS encoding OmpA family protein, with protein MRKLSRLIGVGLTCLVMGAATSRAAEPGLFLGADLGIAQPTNDNFRQHVQLGMTGEPFVGYQFNKYIGLLTQMHINAWPPDDDNRRYYQQDIANETQWTTMWALTAGPRFSLPVFDDLVDLHVGAQGGGYKAMGGRMNQWAPGFQVGGGIDYNLSPNWAVGAFGRWNRAYMSPHPYYLGGPKPAPLDQQGPADAQWATAGISVKYTFAEEAVPPPPPPPPPPPPVAAPPMKKKIVLRSVHFDFDKSNIRPDAIPVLDEAIKVLKSEPESVGVICAGYTDSVGSDAYNMKLSMRRAEAVRNYLVKGGISSKRIKVEGFGESNPVASNETADGRAQNRRTELRLD; from the coding sequence ATGCGCAAACTGAGCAGATTAATCGGTGTAGGGTTAACGTGCCTCGTGATGGGTGCGGCGACCTCACGGGCAGCAGAGCCCGGATTGTTTCTGGGGGCCGACCTCGGCATCGCACAGCCGACTAACGACAACTTCCGGCAGCACGTACAGCTCGGTATGACCGGCGAGCCCTTCGTCGGTTATCAGTTCAACAAGTACATCGGCTTGCTCACGCAGATGCACATCAACGCGTGGCCGCCCGACGACGACAATCGCCGGTATTACCAGCAGGATATCGCGAACGAGACGCAGTGGACGACGATGTGGGCGTTGACCGCCGGGCCGCGCTTCTCGCTGCCCGTCTTCGACGATCTGGTCGACTTGCACGTGGGCGCGCAGGGCGGTGGGTATAAGGCGATGGGCGGGCGCATGAACCAGTGGGCCCCCGGCTTCCAGGTGGGCGGCGGTATCGATTACAACCTCTCGCCGAACTGGGCCGTCGGTGCCTTCGGCCGCTGGAATCGGGCCTACATGTCGCCGCACCCCTACTATCTCGGCGGTCCTAAGCCGGCCCCCCTCGATCAGCAGGGCCCGGCCGACGCGCAGTGGGCTACCGCGGGTATCTCGGTGAAATACACGTTTGCGGAAGAGGCAGTTCCACCGCCGCCACCGCCGCCGCCTCCTCCCCCGCCGGTTGCCGCGCCGCCGATGAAGAAGAAGATCGTTCTGCGGTCGGTGCATTTCGATTTCGACAAGTCCAACATCCGGCCCGACGCGATCCCGGTCCTCGACGAGGCGATCAAGGTGCTCAAGTCCGAGCCCGAGAGCGTCGGCGTGATATGCGCCGGGTACACCGACAGCGTCGGCTCGGATGCGTACAACATGAAACTGTCGATGCGCCGCGCCGAGGCGGTACGCAATTACCTCGTCAAGGGCGGTATCTCGTCCAAGCGGATCAAGGTCGAGGGCTTTGGCGAGTCGAATCCCGTGGCTTCCAATGAGACGGCGGACGGACGCGCCCAGAACCGCCGCACGGAGCTGCGACTCGATTGA
- a CDS encoding efflux RND transporter periplasmic adaptor subunit: MASRQTMVKVAQAGIGIAVMVLSIMWMSGFFGHKIAPGFGAVAVPTAPADAIKATIVEESVPVVEEAAGTVQAERKTGVSARILAAIREIAVRAGDQVEKGAVLIRLDDRDLQARAFEARRAADAAEAAHRSRQADYDRAVQLNKQGIVSQGELDQAEAAYKIAAAELERAREGVRGADIALSYAEIAAPVSGRVVDRYADPGDTTVPGKPILALYDPSALRIEVPVRESLAVGIKPGDSLDVRIGLDGAVLRGVVDEIVPQAEAGSRTFLVKVGLPRGENVYTGMFGRLVIPAGQRARVLVPGAAVQTVGQLTFVTVVDAERRTSRRLVTLGPPAGADRFEVLSGLRPGEEVLVSGH, encoded by the coding sequence ATGGCTTCGCGGCAGACGATGGTGAAGGTAGCTCAGGCGGGCATCGGCATAGCCGTCATGGTGCTGTCGATCATGTGGATGTCGGGCTTCTTCGGTCACAAGATCGCCCCCGGATTCGGCGCGGTCGCGGTGCCGACAGCACCCGCCGACGCGATAAAGGCGACCATCGTCGAGGAATCGGTTCCGGTCGTCGAAGAGGCGGCCGGAACCGTGCAGGCGGAACGTAAGACCGGAGTGTCGGCGCGCATCCTTGCCGCCATCCGCGAGATAGCCGTTCGCGCCGGCGATCAGGTGGAGAAGGGCGCTGTCCTTATCCGGCTGGACGACCGCGACTTGCAGGCCAGGGCCTTCGAGGCGCGGCGGGCGGCCGACGCCGCGGAGGCGGCGCACCGCAGCCGGCAGGCCGATTACGACCGGGCCGTGCAGTTGAACAAACAGGGGATCGTCAGCCAGGGCGAACTCGACCAGGCTGAAGCCGCTTACAAGATTGCGGCCGCCGAGCTCGAGCGCGCCCGGGAGGGGGTGCGCGGCGCCGACATTGCCCTGAGTTACGCCGAGATCGCCGCGCCGGTCAGCGGCCGGGTCGTCGATCGGTACGCGGACCCCGGCGATACTACCGTTCCGGGCAAGCCGATCCTCGCTCTTTACGACCCGTCGGCCTTGCGCATCGAAGTCCCCGTGCGCGAGTCGCTGGCCGTCGGCATCAAACCGGGGGATTCCCTCGACGTGCGCATCGGCCTCGACGGGGCAGTGCTGCGCGGCGTGGTCGACGAGATCGTGCCGCAGGCCGAGGCCGGATCGCGCACGTTCCTGGTCAAGGTCGGACTGCCGCGGGGCGAGAATGTTTACACCGGCATGTTTGGCCGCCTCGTGATTCCTGCCGGTCAGCGCGCGCGCGTCCTCGTGCCCGGAGCGGCCGTGCAGACCGTCGGCCAGCTCACTTTCGTGACCGTCGTCGATGCGGAGCGCCGCACCTCCCGGCGCCTGGTCACCCTCGGACCCCCGGCCGGGGCAGATCGTTTCGAGGTGCTGAGTGGCTTGCGCCCCGGTGAGGAAGTGCTGGTGTCCGGGCACTAA